In one window of Juglans regia cultivar Chandler chromosome 3, Walnut 2.0, whole genome shotgun sequence DNA:
- the LOC109011597 gene encoding two-component response regulator ARR9 — protein sequence MGMSTESQFHVLAVDDSIIDRKLIERLLKTSSYQVTTVDSGTKALEFLGLHEDDQSNPETPSVSPNNHQEVEVNLIITDYCMPGMTGYDLLRKIKESSSLRDIPVVIMSSENVPSRISRCLEEGAEEFFLKPVRLSDVNRLRPHMMKTKLKDPKQENEENKEESGKPESRSQEEKEEQQQHHHQQQLHHLPQQQHSNSNKRKALEEGLSPDRTRPRYSGLTTVV from the exons ATGGGCATGTCTACCGAGTCGCAGTTTCATGTTTTGGCTGTTGATGACAGCATCATAGATAGAAAGCTTATTGAGAGGCTCCTCAAGACCTCATCATATCAAG TTACTACGGTTGATTCTGGTACCAAGGCTCTAGAATTTCTGGGTTTGCATGAAGATGACCAAAGCAACCCAGAAACACCTTCTGTTTCTCCAAACAATCATCAG GAAGTGGAAGTGAATCTTATTATTACAGACTACTGTATGCCTGGCATGACAGGCTATGATTTGCTCAGGAAAATCAAG GAGTCTTCATCCCTGAGAGACATACCAGTGGTGATTATGTCATCCGAGAATGTGCCGTCAAGGATCAGCAG ATGCTTGGAAGAAGGAgcagaagaatttttcttgaagcCAGTTCGACTATCAGATGTGAATAGGCTTAGGCCTCATATGATGAAAACAAAGTTGAAGGATCCCAAACAAGAgaatgaagaaaacaaagaagaatcGGGAAAGCCAGAGTCTCGAtcacaagaagaaaaagaagagcaGCAACAACACCACCACCAGCAGCAACTCCACCACCTCCCGCAACAACAACATTCCAACAGTAACAAGAGGAAGGCCTTGGAAGAAGGGCTTTCTCCCGATAGAACAAGACCCAGATACAGTGGCCTCACCACTGTGGTCTGA
- the LOC109011598 gene encoding cystathionine beta-lyase, chloroplastic-like: protein MLGTRTTPTHTFAPALSPSTNIISSLSPKTLLPSTSTMALTSSISLRHFFSSATTDLNDHSLISRNLLKNFSLNRPTLKESQLFRRSFKLTCSIDREMDVSTSALIDGVAECLNETQVEPRISTMVLNFENKFDPYEAISTPPYQTATFKQLSATENGPYDYTRSGNPTRDALESLLAKLDEADRAFCFTSGMAALAAVSRLVGTGEEIVAGDDLYGGSDRLLSKVIPKNGIVVKRVNTSDLDEVASAIGWQTKLVWLESPTNPRQQISDIRKIAEMTHKYGALLFVDNSIMSPILSQPLTLGADIVMHSATKFIAGHSDPMAGVLAVRGESLAKDLYFLQNAEGSGLAPFGCWICL, encoded by the exons ATGTTGGGTACAAGGACTACCCCGACACATACATTCGCTCCCGCTCTATCTCCCTCCACCAATATCATCAGCAGCCTGAGCCCCAAAACCCTCCTTCCTTCCACTTCAACCATGGCTTTGACGTCTTCTATTTCTCTCCggcatttcttttcctccgccacCACTGATCTGAACGACCAC AGCTTAATCTCACGGAACTTGTTGAAGAACTTTTCGCTCAATAGACCAACTTTGAAAGAAAGCCAGTTGTTTAGGAGGTCGTTCAAATTGACTTGTTCAATAGACAGAGAAATGGATGTTAGCACATCGGCTTTGATTGATGGTGTAGCAGAGTGCCTAAATG AAACGCAGGTGGAGCCAAGAATTTCAACCATGGTGCTGAATTTTGAGAATAAGTTTGATCCTTATGAAGCGATCAGTACACCACCTTACCAAACTGCTACTTTTAAGCAG CTGTCAGCAACCGAAAATGGCCCCTATGATTATACCAGGAGTGGAAATCCTACACGGGATGCTTTAGAAAG CCTCCTGGCAAAGCTTGATGAAGCAGATCGAGCATTTTGCTTCACTAGTGGAATGGCTGCTTTGGCTGCTGTTTCTCGTCTTGTTGGAACTG GTGAGGAAATTGTTGCTGGAGATGACCTGTATGGTGGTTCTGATCGGTTGCTGTCAAAAGTAATTCCAAAAAATGGAATAGTAGTGAA GCGAGTAAATACAAGTGATTTGGATGAGGTTGCATCTGCCATTGGATGGCAAACAAAGCTTGTCTGGCTGGAGAGTCCAACCAACCCTCGGCAACAAATATCTGATATTAGA AAAATAGCAGAGATGACTCATAAATATGGTGCTCTTCTGTTTGTGGATAATAGTATAATGTCCCCAATATTGTCACAACCCTTGACACTTGGAGCAG ACATCGTTATGCACTCAGCTACAAAATTTATTGCTGGACATAGTGATCCCATGGCTGGCGTGCTTGCTGTGAGAGGggaaag CTTGGCGAAAGACTTGTATTTCCTACAAAATGCAGAAGGCTCTGGGCTAGCTCCATTTGGCTGTTGGATCTGCTTATGA
- the LOC109011599 gene encoding uncharacterized protein LOC109011599: MSSGPVRRVSRQDIQLVQNLIERCLQLYMNRREVVETLLDQAKIEPGFTELVWQKLEEENREFFRAYYLRLMVKNQIAEFNRLLEQQVQLMRQMHPTGISSMATSNGSHISPLHTNSSGYAPEHTVPAVKSENIHHPIGSGLSNAFTNGGSLLHPSMHAAIQMSAHSSRIDVPPNMLSAQSLNVGMIQGINGGMIKSETGYSGSSPYMFDSDGNAPEVRPTIGDASVASFTSVESNSQPLPESVLDADTSSFGLLLQIPRIFSLSDLTEDFSQSSDILESYPRSPYLGTDSENFLDSRERGEQGDNRRLDTISEGLSYEDFGSE, from the exons ATGTCGAGCGGACCCGTTAGAAGGGTCTCGCGGCAAGATATACAGCTG GTGCAAAATCTTATAGAACGATGCCTTCAGCTATACATGAACCGGAGGGAAGTTGTGGAAACACTATTGGATCAAGCAAAGATAGAGCCTGGTTTTACCGAACTCG TTTGGCagaagcttgaagaagaaaatcgAGAATTCTTCAGGGCTTATTATCTTAGATTGATGGTGAAGAACCAAATAGCTGAATTCAACAGGTTGCTTGAGCAACAGGTGCAGTTAATGCGTCAGATGCACCCAACTGGAATTTCTTCGATGGCTACTTCTAATGGATCTCATATTTCACCTT TGCACACGAACTCAAGTGGCTATGCCCCTGAGCATACAGTACCAGCTGTGAAGTCAGAGAACATCCACCACCCTATTGGTTCCGGTTTATCTAATGCATTTACTAATGGAGGATCACTTTTGCACCCAAGTATGCATGCTGCCATTCAAATGTCTGCTCATTCTAGTCGGATTGATGTCCCACCAAATATGCTATCAGCACAGAGCTTAAATGTGGGTATGATTCAAGGAATAAATGGGGGGATGATCAAATCAGAAACAGGATATTCAGGCAGTTCCCCTTACATGTTTGATTCAGATGGAAATGCCCCAGAAGTGCGTCCAACAATTGGGGATGCATCTGTTGCTTCTTTCACCAGCGTAGAGTCCAACTCACAACCCCTGCCTGAATCAGTTCTGGATGCAGACACCAGTTCTTTTGGACTTCTACTCCAGATTCCTCGAATTTTCAGTCTCTCGGACTTGACAGAGGACTTTTCTCAGAGTTCTg ATATTCTGGAGAGTTACCCTCGCTCGCCCTACCTGGGAACAGATTCTGAGAACTTCCTTGATTCTCGCGAAAGAGGAGAACAAG GTGACAATAGAAGGTTGGACACTATATCAGAAGGCTTGAGCTATGAAGACTTTGGGAGTGAATAG